From Spodoptera frugiperda isolate SF20-4 chromosome 27, AGI-APGP_CSIRO_Sfru_2.0, whole genome shotgun sequence, a single genomic window includes:
- the LOC126912625 gene encoding uncharacterized protein LOC126912625 — translation MLTRRAAAILRTRPPSPTSSPSSAPPSSAPPPDAVVSPTVAGASSSSDEYFSPPTSPPPTRRRGRRRPPSGLGPRGPLASGGVPAPGGNVSRMKWTRSINENVMRAYFRATEGGRNLTAYRVRMLALFQELEPTINVSAQRLLDQVRVIQRNRMLDDIVLDRLQSEELRSRVIIPLQQNIEEPTQIEPVVAPNDDRTTEVSTHKCSEELRRALEDAIREYRFISPSLRPRLPRLPMHKKNRALVCALDSELSNYFDSSEDLIDSHSILYCGAIAACRVANVKLLERENNSTRQKPAVPAWQCRIERRIDEARTLIAKLICFREGNTRPRVMRFVRRAFLGMDINPQDYVSHITERLDFLKQRIYAWANRIRRYKKRVERYTQNRTFQRDQRWVYRNWELKEQTRTDTCLPDADVTTSFGVAFGRHLFVTLKGIGLRRLGENVNWYQKWNKSP, via the coding sequence atgttaacacGAAGAGCTGCAGCGATACTAAGGACACGCCCACCATCTCCGACCTCGTCGCCCAGCTCCGCCCCGCCATCATCGGCACCACCACCAGATGCAGTGGTGTCACCGACGGTTGCAGGCGCGTCGAGCTCTAGCGACGAGTATTTTTCCCCGCCCACGTCGCCACCACCTACACGTCGCCGGGGAAGACGTCGGCCACCGAGTGGCTTAGGACCACGAGGCCCACTGGCTTCGGGAGGAGTCCCAGCGCCCGGTGGTAATGTGTCGCGCATGAAATGGACAAGATCCATTAATGAAAATGTCATGCGCGCATATTTTAGGGCAACAGAGGGAGGAAGGAACCTGACAGCGTACCGTGTCAGAATGCTTGCCTTGTTTCAGGAGCTCGAACCAACCATCAACGTGTCGGCACAAAGACTGTTGGATCAGGTGCGAGTCATTCAGCGTAATCGTATGTTGGATGATATTGTACTTGATCGACTGCAAAGTGAAGAACTCAGGAGTCGTGTCATCATTCCGCTGCAACAAAATATAGAGGAACCAACACAAATTGAACCTGTTGTTGCACCGAATGATGATAGGACTACGGAGGTAAGTACTCACAAATGCAGTGAAGAATTGAGGAGGGCTTTGGAGGATGCGATTCGggaataccggtttatatcgccCTCTCTTAGACCGCGTTTACCTCGTCTGCCCATGCATAAAAAGAACAGGGCGCTAGTATGTGCCCTGGACTCGGAgctatcaaattattttgatagttcTGAGGACCTTATCGATAGTCATTCAATTCTGTACTGTGGAGCAATAGCAGCATGCCGTGTAGCTAACGTTAAACTACTCGAAAGAGAAAACAACAGCACACGGCAGAAACCAGCTGTACCAGCTTGGCAGTGCAGGATTGAACGACGTATCGATGAGGCTAGGACACTTATTGCCAAATTGATCTGTTTCAGGGAGGGCAACACGCGTCCAAGAGTGATGCGTTTTGTGAGGCGGGCGTTCCTGGGGATGGATATAAACCCCCAGGACTATGTCTCACATATTACGGAGCGTCTTGACTTCCTGAAACAGAGAATTTATGCATGGGCAAACCGTATTCGTCGGTATAAGAAGCGAGTGGAACGGTATACACAGAATCGCACATTCCAAAGGGATCAAAGGTGGGTGTATAGAAATTGGGAGCTAAAAGAACAGACTAGGACTGACACGTGCCTACCAGATGCTGATGTTACGACGTCGTTTGGCGTAGCATTTGGTCGGCACCTGTTTGTCACACTGAAGGGGATTGGATTGAGAAGGTTAGGCGAAAATGTGAACTGGTACCAGAAATGGAACAAATCTCCATAA